The window ATGTGGCGGCGGCGACAACCTCCTCAGGAACGGTGGTCCTCGATGACAGCGTCGAGGGCGGCGACAACGGCTGGTCGCCGACGGGCCTCTGGCACCGTACCACGCATAGCGCGTCCAGCGCTGTCAGCTCCTGGTACTATGGGCAGGAGGGGCTCTGGAGCTATGACACGGGGGTCGCAAACAGTGGCACGCTCACGTCGCGGAAGATAGATCTGAGCGCCTATAACGACGCCCTCCTCACCTTTAATCATTTCAGAACTGTGGAGGCGTACCAGGGTTCGTACGATATCTGTGCGGTAGAGGCATCGCGTGACGGAGGGGCCAACTGGGAGCGGCTGATGGAGCGTAATTCATCGAGCCCGGCGGTGTCCGGGTGGACGAGCTCCGGCGCGGTGATGCTCACGGGCTATGCCGGAGGGAGCGTGCTCCTCCGTTTCTCGTTTGACACGGTGGACGCCACCTCGAACGGTTATGAGGGTTGGTATGTTGACGACATCCGCATCATGGCGGAGGATTACAAAGTAGAGCAACCGGATCTGTACAATCACCACGTGGAGCTCACTCTGAACGGAGAGAGCTTCCGGTGCGGCGACAAGCTCTATCTCTCCGCAGTCGTGAAGCGCGGCTGGCTCTCTCCCCATACCGTGTGCGATGCATACCTCGCCGTATCGCTGCCGAACGGACGCGAGCTCTTCCTCACGCGCACTCACGCGCTGTCCGGAAAAGCGCTCCCCCTTATGAGCAACTTCGAGGTGAGGGACATGAGGGTTACCATGGGCCCCTTCGTCATCGCCTCCGGTCTCGCGAGCGGCAGCTACTCCGTGCGCGGCGTGCTCACCCCTTCCCAGAAGCGGGCGGTAAAGGGGACGAGCCTGATGAGCAACCTCTCCCAGGTGAGCTTTACGATCACTCCGTGACGTGTTCGATCAGGTCAATGGCCGCTCGTTTTTTAACCCCCTCGAAATCAACGATCGCGTGCGCGTCAGCCGGCAGTTCTATTATCTCACCGGGGATCGCCACGCACATTTCCCTCTCCCGCTGTAAAAATATTTCTCTCAACTTCACCATATCACGCGCAAGTTTTGCAAGAGAATTGTTGACTGTACCGTCCCCGTTTTTGTGAAAGGGACTATTGCTTCATCTCCCAATTCAGAAACAGGTCATTCCCGCGGAAGCCTGCCTATGCCGGAGCGGCTTCGCGCAGGCAGGCGGGAATCCAGTCCTGTACAGTAAATTGTGTATTTCAACGCTGGATGCCTGCTGGAGTTTACCCCTGCGAGAGCAGGGGCAGACATGACACGATCACGTCTCTGGAACAAAAAGTATATATTCAGTTGACGATATCAGTATCGTACTTGATGCCAGCACATTGGGTATTTCAAGCCTGAAATTTCGGGGAAAGTCCTGGGATGGGTTTAGCTTACGGCGTGGAAGGATCAGATTTGCTGACGAAGCAGCTTCACACGAAGATCGGAGTGGATGAGAGGCTGACAGGTCGACCGGAGTTGATCAGTCGGAGCGAACGAGCGTTAGCGAGTGAGCGGAGATCCCGAGTGGAGCGAGAGATCATTCCCAGATTAACAGAGCGTAGCGTACGACTTATTGTCTGGGGGGTGACCCTGATTATTTCAGAGACTGATGGGAAAAGGCATCACCGCCGTATCAACTGTCAAGGATAAAGACTTGACCCCAAATGTCTCACGCTCTACTCGATGGTGAGGAAGGTTTCTGCGATCGGCCCGAGCGGAGCGACCCGCCGCGGAAGTCAAGCAGGCTCGTGTACCCGGAGGCTCCCGCCGTGCTCCTCTCGGGAATCCCTCACACCGGCTCCGCGTGCGCCTTTTCCCGGCGGCCGGAGAGACGGGCCGTGAGCGAGCCGAGCCACCATTCCAGGCGCACCAGGTACCAGAAGACGACCGGCACGAGGATAAACGTGAACACGATCGACGCCAGCATCCCCCCGATCATCACCGCGCCCATGGACTTTTTCGCATCCATCACCGAGCCGAGCTGGGGCGCGACGCCGAGGATGATTGCGATCGACGTCATGAGGATCGCCCTGAACTTGTCCGAGGCCCCGAGCCAGAGCGCCTCCTTCACCGGCACGCCCTCCCGCATCTTGATGAGCGTGTGGTCCAGGAGGAGGATCGCATTGTTCACGACCATGCCGACGAGCATAACGCCGCCCATCAGCGACGCGACGTTGATGGACTGCCCGAAAAAGAACAGGCCCAGGAGCATCCCGGTGATCGAGGTGACCACCGTGGTCATGACGGCCAGGGGATACGCAACGAGCGAGTTCATGAGGGCGCAGAGCAGCATGAAGGTCAGGATCACCGCGAGCAGGAACGCCTTGCCGAGCTCCTGGTAGGACTCACCCATGTTCTCCGCGTTCCCGACGTACCGGTAGCCGTACCCCTCGGGGAACTGCATCGCCTTGAATCCCCTGTCCAGGACCCCCCTGACATACCCGAACGCGCTCTTGCCCAGGTATCCGTCGAGGTGGATCACCCGCTTCCTGTCCCTGTGCCAGATGGTCGGGACCGCCTTGTCGATCTTCAGCGCGCCGAGCTCGTCGATGGGGATGAGTCCCTTCTTCGAAAGGACCGACATGACTTTTATGTCGTCGAAGTCCCGGGCGTATGTGTCGTTCAGCTCTATGTTGACCTTGTATTCCTCGCCCTTCTCCTTGTACACGTTCGAATCCTCACCGTAGATGGACGCGCGGAGCATGGAACCCGCGTACGCCGCGGTCACCCCGTATTCGACGAGCTTCTCCTGCCGGGGCTTGAACTGTATCTCGTCCGGGGGCGTCTTGTACGAAAGGAGCACGCTCCTGAAGTACCCGCTTTCTTCCATGATCTCCCTCATCCTGCCCGAGAGGCGGATCATGGTGTCGTAGTCGGTGCCATACAAATCGATGGCGACATCCCCTATCCCCGCCTCGAGGCTTACCCCGCGTTCGAAACTGGCCTCCACGTCGGGGATCCGCGCCATGAACCCGGTGAGGTCGCTCATGATGTCGACGTCTTTCCTCCTGCGCTCCTTCAGGGGCACCAGGTCCAGCGTGATCTGCACGTTCTCGACGCCGTTGGCGCCTATGGTGCTCAAGTACGATTTCTTCTCGGGCAGCGTCTCGAGATGTCCCTCCACCAACTTTGCGGCTTCCGTGGTCCGCTCGATGGTCGACCCCTGCGGGAGGGACATGCTGATCCTGATCTGGTTCTCATCCCCCTTCGGGACGAAATCGCTCTCGAGGTAGGGGACGAGCAGCAGCGAGGCGAAGAAGAGCGCCGTGATCGCGGCAACGGCGGACTTGGGATAGCGGAACGTGATGTCGAACAGATACTTGCACTCCCGCTTCAGGAGTTCCATGCCGTCGTCGATCCGCTCCCTGAGCCAGTGCAGCGGGGCGACGATCCGGTGGACGATACCGGCGCCGGCGCCCGCGCGGCGGCCCGCCCCCGGCCTGAGTATCGCGGCGCACATCATGGGCGTCAGGGCGAATGAGGCGAGCACCGAGAACAAGGTGGCGTAGACCACGGTCAGGCCGAACGACTTCATGAACAGGCCGACGATCCCGCCCATCATGGCGATCGGCAGGAAGACCACCAGGTTGGTCCCGGTGGCCGCGATGATGGGGACGACCACCTCCTTCGTCCCGTCGATCGCCGCCCGGACGGGGTCGCGCGTCCGCTCCAGATGGACCAGCACGTTCTCGATGATGACGATGGCGTTGGAGATCAGGGTCCCCAGCACGGACGCGATTGCGAGCAGCGTCATGGTGTTGATCGAGAATCCCGAGGCCCACATGGGGAAGACCGTGGAGACGATCGAGGTCGGGATGATGACGCAGGCGATGAAGGCGATGTCCCACCTCCCCATGAAGAAAAAGAGGATCGCGGCGGTAAGGATGAGGCCCAGGATGATGCTCGACTGCGCGTCGGTGGCCTCGTTGATGATGAACGAGGTAGTGTCCGTCGCGATGTCGAGCGTCATCCCGCGGGGCAGCGCCGCCCTGAATTCGCCCATGCGCCGCCTCATCTCAGTGGCGATCGACACGGCGTTTCCGTCGGACGCCTTGTTGAGGGAGAGCCCCACCACCTCCTTTCCGTTGTACCGCGCCATCGTCTCGATCTTCTTGTAGCCGTCCTCTATAACCGCGATGTCCTTCAGGCGGAAGCTCGATCCGTCCGAGGAGACGACCTTCATCTCCGCAATTTCGTCCACACTACCGAACTCCCCCGTGAACCGGACCCCCAGGGAGGTAAAGCCCTTCTCGAGGGCGCCGGCGGGTACGTTCCTGTTCTTCGCCATCATCGCGCTGATCACCTCGCCGATGCTGATGTAGCGCCGCTTCATCAGCATCGGGTCGAGCCACACGTTGATCTGCCGCTTCCTGCCGCCGTAGACGTCGACCTTCGCGACCCCGGCGATGGAGGAGAACCTTGTTTTCAGGGTCTTGTCGGCATACTCGTAAAGGGCGCGCACGTCAATCGTGGGGCTCGAGAGCACCAGGTCCATCACCGGCACGACCATCGGGTCGAATTTCTCGATCACGGGCTTGTCGACGGCGTCGGGCAGGTCGTTGAGGATCGCGTCGACCTTGTCCTTCACCTCGATGGACTTCACGTTGACGTCCGCCGACAGCAGGAACTCGACGGAGACGAACCCGAGGCTCTCGTACGACTTGCTCTTGATCTTCTTGATCTCGGATATCTCGGAGACCGCGTCCTCGATCTTCTTGACGACGAGTGTCTCCACCTCCAGCGGCGTGGCGCCGGGATAGGTCACCGAGACCGTGACGATCGGGTAGTCAACCTTGGGGAACTTCTCCACGAGCATGTTCGAGTAGCTGTAGACCCCCAGCACGACGAACACCAGCACGAACATCACCGTGGTCACGCGGTGCGTGACGAAGAACTCTATCATTGCGCCCCCGCCCCGCGGTCCGCCTGCGGCGTGGCCGACGTCCCCGTGCGGTTCACCGTATCTCTCTCTTCCAGCACACTCCGGCCCGTGAGCACCAGCGAATCCCCGGACCGCATGCCGCCGGAAAGGACCGCACCGTATCCGTTGCGCGACTCGAGCCTGACGCCGGCCTTCATTGCCCTTCCGTCGCATATCTTCCAGACGCTGTACCCGCCGCCTGAAACATCGAGCACTTCGTTCGGCACCACCAGCGCGCCGGGGAGCGTCCGGGTGCGCGCGTAGACCACGAGCGGCGATTCCGCCGAGGCGGGCGGGTCGTTGAATTCCACCCCCACCGGGAACATCCCCGTGATGACGTCCAATTCCCGGCCGACCGATACGACCCTCCCGCAGGGGGTTCCGCCGTCCGCGAAGCGGATCTCCTGCCCCTCCGCGAGTTTTTCCTTGATATCCGCGGTGACGAAACCGTCCGCCGCCCTGCCCGATGCGCAGGTCACCGTGAACTTCGTGTACACCGGAATATCCTTCGCCCTGACCTCCTCGACCGTCACCGGCTTGCCGCGCCTGTCCCACTCGGAATGGAAACTGACGATCGGGCGGCCGCGGCTGGTGTTCACTGCGCCAATCTTCATGCACACGGCGATGATGCCGACGGTGATCATTGCCGCGTAGAATCGCGCCTTACGACTAATTCTTCGTGCCGTTTTTCTTTTCATCGTAGTGCCCCGCAATCAGCTTCTCCATCCTCGCCAAAGTGGTATTGATGCTGAACAGCGTCATCTCCTTGTTGATCCTCTGGTTCGTGAGGAGGAGTTCCGCGTCGTTCAGATCGGTCAGCGACGCCTGGCCCGACGCGAACATATCCTGGGTCTGCCTGAACGACTCCTCGGCAAGACCAACCGCCTTGACGTTCGCGCCGAGGTTCTCGTTGTACTGTCGGTACTCCAAAGAGGCCTTCTTGAGCTCCAACAGGAACTTCTTCTCGAACTGCTTTGTCCTGAGACCCGCGATCTCCCTGTCGGCGCGCGCCTGCCTGAGTTGCGCTTCCTTCTTGCCCCCCTCCCAGATCGGCACGTCGATCTTGAACCCCGCGAAGGCGTACCGGTCCAGGCCATGGCCGATCCCGAAGGCGTGGTCGTCCCGGCCGCCGAAATAATCCAAGGTGGTAAAGGCGGATATGGTGGGTAGGAAGGCCGCGTATTTGCTTCTGACCTTCGCGTCGGCCGCCTCCGCGGTCTTGGCTAAGCCCTTCAAAAACGGCTCGTATTTGTGCATCGCGTCGACAAGCGTGTCGTAGTCATACGCGTCGTACTTCTCACTGAAATTCTCGACAATCTCTATCGTGCAGGAATAGTCCACGTCGATGAGCTTCTTCAACGTCTCCAGGGCCGCGTCGTACTGGGTCCGCGCCGCGTTGACCGTGGGCACGCGCACGGCGACCTCCGTGTCCATCTTGAGTATCTCGTAGGTGGAGCTGCGGCCGCCGAACGAGCGCCGATCGAGTAGTTTCTTATTCTGGATGGCGTTTGCGTACGACTCCTCGGTGATATACAGGGTTTTCCTGGCGAGCAGCCCGCCATAATACGCAAGCTTGGCCGCATAGATGATCTCCTGCCTGCCCGCCTCGCGGTTGTAGCTGCTGGCCTCGACCGCCTTCCTCGCCGCCTCGACCGCGTACATGACCCTGCCGAACGACCAGATGAGCTGGGAGGCGGTTACCCCGTACAGGTCGTAGTAGTCGTTCAAGCCCGTCGCGCTCGGGGAGTCGATGGTATAAGCCCAGCCGGTCTGCCCGCTCAAATTGGGAAGCAGGCCTGCGCGCTCTTCCCTGGAAAAGCCTTTCGCCTTGGCGACTTCGCTGTCTCTGATCTTCAGCTCCTCGCTGGTCTCCACGGCGCGCGCGATGGTCTCGGCGAGGCCCAGGCGCAGCACGGCGTGCTCCTCCGCGGAGACCGGGGTCACACCGTGAATGGCGTATGCGAGCGCGCCGGCCAGGATCGCGGCGGGGAGCAGCGGCCCTTTCATTTTCATCTCCTCCGGCTCCTCACTCCCAGCCCTTTCCAGAGGAGGCGCAGCTGACGCGTGTAGTGGTAGGCCTTGTCCCGGATATTCTCGAGCTTGGCCGCCAGGAGGGTCCCCCCCATTATCGCGAGCAGCGATATCACTATGTCGTCGATAGCGACATCCGCGGGGAGTTCGCCATGCGCGCGCGCGTCCTTCAGGCAGCCCTTGAAGAACACCCCGATAGGCATTGTGGGGATCTCCTCGATGCCTGCGCAGCGTGGGAAGGCGAGCTGCTTTTCAATGGGGGTGATATCGACTGGTTTCGGCCTCTCCTGCTGGTTGACCATGATGGAGATCAGCTGGTAGCCGAGGTTGGCGCTGTGCAGATCCCCGGCCAGCGTTACGAACACCTCGTCGATCAAGGCGAGGGATCTTCCCGGGGGGGCCTCCCGCCGCGCCTTCCAGATGATCTTCAGCAGGAGGAGAGTTATGTAGTAGTTGATGATGTCGATCTTTTCGGGGAAGTAGTTGAAGAACGTCCCCTCGGAGATTTCGACACTCCTGCACAGTTCCCGGATGGAGATGCCGTCATACCGGCTGGCGCGCAATCGCTGCACGAAGGCGTTGACGATGGCGAGCTTTGTGCGCGCGTGCTTCTTTTCGCGCAGCGAGTATTCTTTCCCTGGCATGGCATGTATCCTTATTTAGTGTTTGCTACATAAATATAGCATACTATAAATTATCGTCAAGCGCTATTTTTTCGCCGCACCGGAAAAATCAGGGTCAAACCTTTACTATACACTAAGAGGAGCATAGTTGATCTAGTGCGAGCATGGCAAGACCACTGAGGATTGAATATCCGAGGCATGGCACCATGTCACAAGCCGCGGGAACGAGCGGTGGGAGATATCCCGGGACGACAAGGACAGGAAGCGGAGCCGCGGTGACGAATAATCACATGCGTCTTCAGAAGCAGATGTTAAAAGACCGAAGATTGGCGAAACGGGTGAAACAGATTCACGACAAACTTGTCAGTGTACAGTAGAGGTCTAACCCTAATGCTGCACTTCGCACACTTCCTCGCTCCTGCTCCGCCCTAGGTTCAGGGACGACTCTTTCAATTAATTACGCTTCGTGGGAAGCTTAAAGAATGGTATGATTCAACTCACGAGAACAGATCAACACTTTGACTTTGATAGACGTTATGGATAATGTACTTGCTAATCTGAACAGAAAGATTGGAGAAGCGATTAGAACCTATTGGCTCACGCGGGAGGGCCAGACTAAAAGGCAGAAAGAAGCAGGACGAGTGGATCAGGGGGCTCGAAGCGCCGTAACGGACGGCGCCCAAATGGATGGTTTTATCTCCCTGATTACTGAAATACTTTGCAACGCTGGAATTGATTCTCGGCACATATTCAGGAAAACATGCATAGAATTACCCGGCTTTTTCAGGCCCACAAAGGAGTGGGATCTCCTTGTAGTAAGGGATGGGCAATTGATATTGGCTCTCGAAGCGAAATCTCAAGTAGTCCCCTCGTTTGGGAATAACTTCAACAATCGAACCGAGAAAGCTATGGGGAGCGCTCTGGACTTGTGGACTGCCTTTAGAGAAGGCGCCTTCAATAAAACGGTTAAGCCATGGTTAGGGTATCTTTTTCTCCTAGAGGATTGTCCTCAATCTAGGCATGCCGTAAAAGTGCGCGAACCACATTTTGAAGTATTCCCCGAATTCAAAAATGCCTCTTATGGCAAGAGATATGAGCTATTCTGCCGCAAGCTGGTACGAGAAAGGCATTATTCTGCTACTGCCTTCTTAATGGCATCAAGAGCTGGTGGACTCAAAGGAAACTACGAAGAACCGTCAAAAGATTTAACCTTTGAGCTATTTGCCCGTTCGCTGATCGGCCAAGTAACTGCTTTTGGGAAATAGGCTTAATCATGATACAAGCCACAAGTCTAGAGAATATAGTTACAACACATCGCCTTATCCAAGGTGATGCCAGAGAAATGTCATATATCCCGAACGAATCAATCCATCTTGTGATTACATCACCACCTTACTGGACATTAAAGAGATACAATGAAAATCCAAGACAGTTAGGGCATGTTTCCGGATACGAACAATTTCTTAATGAGCTACAAAAGGTATGGACCGAGGTTTATAGAGTGCTTGTTCCCGGAAGCAGGCTAGTTTGCGTGATCGGGGACGTATGCCTTTCCAGAAAGAAGTTTGGGAGGCATGTAGTTGTTCCTCTGCATGCTGATGTTTGCGTGATGTGCAGGAAGATTGGCTTTGACAATCTTAATCCTATCATCTGGCATAAAATTTCGAACGCTGCTTTTGAAGCGAACGACGGATCAAAATTTTTAGGCAAACCATATGAGCCTAATGCGATTATTAAAAACGATATCGAGTTTATTCTGATGCAAAGGAAGCCGGGGGGCTATAGGAAGCCCACGGAAGAGCAACGCCGGCTAAGCAAAATAGGCAAGAACGAATTCAACGAATGGTTCCGTCAGTTCTGCACCTTAACGGGAGCTTCTACAAAAAATCATCCAGCACCTTTCCCTTTAGAGTTAGCTAATCGTTTGGTGCGGATGTTTTCATTTTGGGGGGATACGGTCCTAGATCCTTTCTGTGGGAGCGGTACTACAATGCTGGCTGCCATGAGGTGTCACCGCAATAGCATAGGGGTTGAAATAGATAGAGAGTATTGCCGTATGGCCGCGCAGCGATTGATTAAGGAAAATCAGGATTTTTTCTCTAAAACCCGTTTGGAGTTCAAAAAGCAGATTAATAGTAAAGACCAGGGCTTGATTCTCCATGAGGATAAAGCTTTATATGTGGCGCACAAGAAAAAACAAAAAATGAAAGCCGCATCATAATTACTCGCATGAGCCCCACACAGGATAGGAAATGTAGTGGGGTTCTATTGCCTCTACCGCCATCGCTGCTACCCAGTTATCTTCCAGCTTGTTGCCTACAGCAAAAATCAGGGTCAAACCTCGTCTATTGACTGCGAGACAACCGGATGATCGGTGACAATGGCGCGAGGCCCGGCAGGTGGTACTCGAGTTGATCTGCCGGGTGGAATGGTGAGGCGAGGTTACTGCATTTCCTCGGAGCGGAGCTGGGTGAGGTAGGAGGGATGCCGTGGAAGATGATCGCGAGCGGTTCCGGGAGAATATCCAGACGGATAAACAGTTGTTCAAACGTCGATAGGATGTATCGAACTTTTCTTAGTCAATAAACGAGGTTTGACCCTGATTTTTTTCTGGGAATTAATCTTCGGGAGCTCGTGTTAAATGATAAAATATGAGTTGCGGCAGGGATCAGCATATTGTATTATTTAGTACAAATACTTGTACAATAACGTACAAATACTTGTACTCCTATGGAATACAAAATAAATAGAGACGGGCTTTTAACGGAGATGGGGATCTGGAACGGGTTTCTTGGCCGTTCGGTGAGATTGATTGCCTGCGGCGGCACAGGGCTTACTCTTCTGGGAGTGAAAGATTCAACAAAAGACATAGATTTGATGGTGCCAGACGAATGGGAGCATAGTTATCTCCTGAGCATTTTGAAGCAGTTCGGTTACAAGCAGGTAACCGGTTATGGATGGGCTAGAGGCGGGGGATTCGTGTTCGATCTCTTCCGTGGAAACAGAATACACACCACGGAATTGCTGGAATCCCCTCTGGAAAAGGGCAATCATCTCATGTTCAAGGAATACAGCCGGATCTATCTTGGAATTCTCAATTACTATGACCTGATTATAAGCAAACTGTTCCGTGGCACATCCGTTGACTTTGATGACTGCGTGGCCTTAGTGCGTGTCAAACATCGCGAGGTTGATTTTGGCAGGCTATGTAATCGCTATCGAGATACTGCCGCATATGATGTGTCCGAGATAAATGTGTTGAAGAACTTGGACACTTTCATTCACCTGATTAGAAAAGAGGGGCTCTACAATGACAACACGCTCACTTCGTGAAAGGGTTGCACAAATGG of the Candidatus Auribacterota bacterium genome contains:
- a CDS encoding HypC/HybG/HupF family hydrogenase formation chaperone — its product is MVKLREIFLQREREMCVAIPGEIIELPADAHAIVDFEGVKKRAAIDLIEHVTE
- a CDS encoding efflux RND transporter permease subunit is translated as MIEFFVTHRVTTVMFVLVFVVLGVYSYSNMLVEKFPKVDYPIVTVSVTYPGATPLEVETLVVKKIEDAVSEISEIKKIKSKSYESLGFVSVEFLLSADVNVKSIEVKDKVDAILNDLPDAVDKPVIEKFDPMVVPVMDLVLSSPTIDVRALYEYADKTLKTRFSSIAGVAKVDVYGGRKRQINVWLDPMLMKRRYISIGEVISAMMAKNRNVPAGALEKGFTSLGVRFTGEFGSVDEIAEMKVVSSDGSSFRLKDIAVIEDGYKKIETMARYNGKEVVGLSLNKASDGNAVSIATEMRRRMGEFRAALPRGMTLDIATDTTSFIINEATDAQSSIILGLILTAAILFFFMGRWDIAFIACVIIPTSIVSTVFPMWASGFSINTMTLLAIASVLGTLISNAIVIIENVLVHLERTRDPVRAAIDGTKEVVVPIIAATGTNLVVFLPIAMMGGIVGLFMKSFGLTVVYATLFSVLASFALTPMMCAAILRPGAGRRAGAGAGIVHRIVAPLHWLRERIDDGMELLKRECKYLFDITFRYPKSAVAAITALFFASLLLVPYLESDFVPKGDENQIRISMSLPQGSTIERTTEAAKLVEGHLETLPEKKSYLSTIGANGVENVQITLDLVPLKERRRKDVDIMSDLTGFMARIPDVEASFERGVSLEAGIGDVAIDLYGTDYDTMIRLSGRMREIMEESGYFRSVLLSYKTPPDEIQFKPRQEKLVEYGVTAAYAGSMLRASIYGEDSNVYKEKGEEYKVNIELNDTYARDFDDIKVMSVLSKKGLIPIDELGALKIDKAVPTIWHRDRKRVIHLDGYLGKSAFGYVRGVLDRGFKAMQFPEGYGYRYVGNAENMGESYQELGKAFLLAVILTFMLLCALMNSLVAYPLAVMTTVVTSITGMLLGLFFFGQSINVASLMGGVMLVGMVVNNAILLLDHTLIKMREGVPVKEALWLGASDKFRAILMTSIAIILGVAPQLGSVMDAKKSMGAVMIGGMLASIVFTFILVPVVFWYLVRLEWWLGSLTARLSGRREKAHAEPV
- a CDS encoding efflux RND transporter periplasmic adaptor subunit, with the translated sequence MKRKTARRISRKARFYAAMITVGIIAVCMKIGAVNTSRGRPIVSFHSEWDRRGKPVTVEEVRAKDIPVYTKFTVTCASGRAADGFVTADIKEKLAEGQEIRFADGGTPCGRVVSVGRELDVITGMFPVGVEFNDPPASAESPLVVYARTRTLPGALVVPNEVLDVSGGGYSVWKICDGRAMKAGVRLESRNGYGAVLSGGMRSGDSLVLTGRSVLEERDTVNRTGTSATPQADRGAGAQ
- a CDS encoding TolC family protein, with protein sequence MKMKGPLLPAAILAGALAYAIHGVTPVSAEEHAVLRLGLAETIARAVETSEELKIRDSEVAKAKGFSREERAGLLPNLSGQTGWAYTIDSPSATGLNDYYDLYGVTASQLIWSFGRVMYAVEAARKAVEASSYNREAGRQEIIYAAKLAYYGGLLARKTLYITEESYANAIQNKKLLDRRSFGGRSSTYEILKMDTEVAVRVPTVNAARTQYDAALETLKKLIDVDYSCTIEIVENFSEKYDAYDYDTLVDAMHKYEPFLKGLAKTAEAADAKVRSKYAAFLPTISAFTTLDYFGGRDDHAFGIGHGLDRYAFAGFKIDVPIWEGGKKEAQLRQARADREIAGLRTKQFEKKFLLELKKASLEYRQYNENLGANVKAVGLAEESFRQTQDMFASGQASLTDLNDAELLLTNQRINKEMTLFSINTTLARMEKLIAGHYDEKKNGTKN
- a CDS encoding TetR/AcrR family transcriptional regulator; this translates as MPGKEYSLREKKHARTKLAIVNAFVQRLRASRYDGISIRELCRSVEISEGTFFNYFPEKIDIINYYITLLLLKIIWKARREAPPGRSLALIDEVFVTLAGDLHSANLGYQLISIMVNQQERPKPVDITPIEKQLAFPRCAGIEEIPTMPIGVFFKGCLKDARAHGELPADVAIDDIVISLLAIMGGTLLAAKLENIRDKAYHYTRQLRLLWKGLGVRSRRR
- a CDS encoding PaeR7I family type II restriction endonuclease — its product is MDNVLANLNRKIGEAIRTYWLTREGQTKRQKEAGRVDQGARSAVTDGAQMDGFISLITEILCNAGIDSRHIFRKTCIELPGFFRPTKEWDLLVVRDGQLILALEAKSQVVPSFGNNFNNRTEKAMGSALDLWTAFREGAFNKTVKPWLGYLFLLEDCPQSRHAVKVREPHFEVFPEFKNASYGKRYELFCRKLVRERHYSATAFLMASRAGGLKGNYEEPSKDLTFELFARSLIGQVTAFGK
- a CDS encoding site-specific DNA-methyltransferase — its product is MIQATSLENIVTTHRLIQGDAREMSYIPNESIHLVITSPPYWTLKRYNENPRQLGHVSGYEQFLNELQKVWTEVYRVLVPGSRLVCVIGDVCLSRKKFGRHVVVPLHADVCVMCRKIGFDNLNPIIWHKISNAAFEANDGSKFLGKPYEPNAIIKNDIEFILMQRKPGGYRKPTEEQRRLSKIGKNEFNEWFRQFCTLTGASTKNHPAPFPLELANRLVRMFSFWGDTVLDPFCGSGTTMLAAMRCHRNSIGVEIDREYCRMAAQRLIKENQDFFSKTRLEFKKQINSKDQGLILHEDKALYVAHKKKQKMKAAS